Sequence from the Zymomonas mobilis subsp. mobilis ATCC 10988 genome:
TGGCGAAGATCGACAGCCTCACCGGCAAATCCAGACGTGCACGCGACCATCTCGATCACATCCCCCGCCTCGTCGAGAAATACAAACAGGCCATCCTCTCCGCCGCCTTCAGGGCCGACTGGCCGCTCATATCGGTTGGCGAAACCATCCGGGCGGTTGTGGCTGGCAAAAACCTGCGCTGCGAGGAACGCCCACCTTTCGAACACGAAAGCGGTGTCGTGAAAGTCAGCGCTGTAAGTTGGGGAACTTTCGATGCACGAGCTAGCAAAACTCTTCCTGAAAGCTTCACGCCGCCCGAGAATACACGAATTAAGGCTGGGGATTTACTCATTTCGCGTGCAAACACACTGGAGCTTGTCGGCGCGGTGGTAATCGTGTTGGAATGCCCATCAAACTTATTTCTTAGCGATAAGGTGCTGCGACTGGACGTTGAGGATGGTGACAAGCCATGGCTGATGTGGTTCTTGCGCTCGCCTGATGGGCGTGCAGCTATAGAAGGTGCTGCGACCGGCAATCAACTCTCAATGCGCAACCTTAGTCAGGCCGCACTAAAGAGCATCTCGATGCCTTGGCCTGCCGCCGAGCAACGCGAAGAGATCGTTAGCCGCATCGAATCCGCATTTGCTTGGATCGAATGCCTCGCCGCCGATGCTGCTAGCGCCCGCAAGCTGATCGATCACCTCGACCAGTCCATGTTGGCCAAGGCCTTCAAAGGCGAGCTGGTGCCACAAGACCCGGCCGACGAACCCGCCAGTGCCTTGCTCGATCGCATCCGGGCAGAACGTGCTGCCGCGCCAAAGGCCAAGCGTGGTCGCAGAAAGGTCGCCTGACCCATGGTCATTCCATTGATGCTGCCTGTCTTGCTCCTTGCCGCTGTTGGCGAACAGCGCGTGGCCGATGCCGCAGAACGCATCGCCGATGAACTTGGTCTCACTCCCGATGAACGCGAAGAAATGCTGCCCAGCGGGCGGCAACGCCTGTTGCACAACCGCATCCATTGGGCAAAGTTCTATATGTCCAAAGCAGGGGCGTTTCATCGCGACCGAAGCGGGGCGGGCGCTGCTGGCATCCAATCCTGCATGCATCAGTGTGAGCGACCTCAAGGACTATGAAGGCTTCTGCGAATTTTACAGTGGACAGAAATCTTCTGACGACGATGCCGGGTCTGTTGCCATTGCCCCGTCAGTCGAAACTGATACGCCATAGGAGCAGATTGAGACGGCCTATCAGGCTGTGCAATCGGCCCTTCGTGCGGAATTTCTGGAACGCATCGTCCAGAACAGTCCGGCCTTTTTCGAGCAACTGATCGTCGATTTACTGATCGCTATGGGATATGGCGGATCGTACAAGAATGCAGTCACCCAGCTCGGCCGTTCTGGTGATGGCGGCGTGGATGGTGTCATCAACGAAGACAGGCTGGGGCTGGATCATGTTTATGTGCAGGCCAGGAGGTCTGTGGGTCGCCCCGATGCGCAGGCGTTCGTTGGTAGTCTGGTCGGGCATGCTGCTACCAAGGGCGTTTTCGTTACCCCTCCGCCTTCAGCAATCATGCCCAGGATTATGATAAACACCTAAGGTGGCGCTTTTTATGCAGCCTTGCCCATTGGTAGCTTCCCTCGTTTTCCTGTTAAAATACTCCTTGTTTCTCAAAAGCTATGTCCTCTTTTTTTCGTTCTTCGGATTGTGTTTCATCTGGCTACGAGTAGGTACTTCTTAAAAAGAGGAAATGAGGAAAATTAGACAGGAATAGTCGTGGGAAGCTGCCGGTAAAAAGGTTCAACCATGCAATTTTGTTCGAGCTGAGAAAGATCAAATATAATATAAATGACCGTATCTATAATTATAAACGGTGTATGTTAAAAAAAGCCTTGATATCATTATCTCATTTCAGCTCAAC
This genomic interval carries:
- a CDS encoding restriction endonuclease codes for the protein MQSALRAEFLERIVQNSPAFFEQLIVDLLIAMGYGGSYKNAVTQLGRSGDGGVDGVINEDRLGLDHVYVQARRSVGRPDAQAFVGSLVGHAATKGVFVTPPPSAIMPRIMINT
- a CDS encoding winged helix-turn-helix domain-containing protein; the protein is MVIPLMLPVLLLAAVGEQRVADAAERIADELGLTPDEREEMLPSGRQRLLHNRIHWAKFYMSKAGAFHRDRSGAGAAGIQSCMHQCERPQGL
- a CDS encoding restriction endonuclease subunit S — translated: MSNLPQGWIQTTFADITNQRSGNSKLVKGKLESQESNGLYPAFSASGPDVWRDAFEYEGDAIIVSAVGARCGKAFRAKGQWSAIANTHIVWPEPQVVETEFLFLLLNDENFWEKGGSAQPFVKVRATFERTINLPPLPEQRRIVAKIDSLTGKSRRARDHLDHIPRLVEKYKQAILSAAFRADWPLISVGETIRAVVAGKNLRCEERPPFEHESGVVKVSAVSWGTFDARASKTLPESFTPPENTRIKAGDLLISRANTLELVGAVVIVLECPSNLFLSDKVLRLDVEDGDKPWLMWFLRSPDGRAAIEGAATGNQLSMRNLSQAALKSISMPWPAAEQREEIVSRIESAFAWIECLAADAASARKLIDHLDQSMLAKAFKGELVPQDPADEPASALLDRIRAERAAAPKAKRGRRKVA